A window of Candidatus Neomarinimicrobiota bacterium contains these coding sequences:
- the pyrR gene encoding bifunctional pyr operon transcriptional regulator/uracil phosphoribosyltransferase PyrR, which translates to MNERVKLKVADENSINRTITRLTHEILEKNKGIYNLVIVGIRTRGEYIAKRVAEKIEKIENVKMQIGVLDVVLYRDDLRLRTKIPKVQISDIPFEIDDKTVVLVDDVIYTGRTTRAALDALVDYGRPAKIQLAVLVDRGGREMPICPDYIGMKLPVSVGEEVRVKVKEVDGEDGVFIVEVVDES; encoded by the coding sequence ATGAATGAGAGGGTTAAATTAAAAGTAGCCGATGAAAATAGTATAAACAGAACAATTACAAGGCTTACCCATGAGATACTTGAGAAAAATAAAGGTATATACAATCTGGTAATCGTGGGCATAAGGACAAGAGGAGAGTATATTGCAAAGAGGGTTGCCGAGAAAATAGAGAAAATTGAGAACGTTAAAATGCAGATAGGAGTGCTTGATGTGGTGCTTTACCGGGATGATCTAAGATTAAGAACGAAAATACCAAAAGTACAGATAAGCGATATTCCATTCGAAATTGATGATAAGACTGTTGTATTGGTTGATGATGTAATCTATACTGGCAGGACTACACGTGCAGCACTCGATGCTTTAGTTGATTACGGTAGACCTGCGAAGATACAGTTAGCGGTTCTTGTTGATCGTGGTGGTAGGGAGATGCCAATTTGCCCTGATTATATAGGTATGAAGTTACCAGTATCTGTTGGTGAGGAAGTCAGAGTTAAAGTAAAAGAAGTAGACGGTGAAGATGGAGTTTTTATAGTGGAGGTGGTAGATGAGTCTTAG
- a CDS encoding aspartate carbamoyltransferase catalytic subunit, translating into MSLSIEHLLGLDGVPKEDIEAILETAFSFREVLERPIKKVPSLQGKTVVNLFFEPSTRTRLSFEIAEKRLSADIINFSASVSSLEKGESLKDTVQNILAMKVDGIVIRHSDPGAAKLLTKFVDAAVINAGDGTHEHPTQALLDMMSIKEKLGTLEDINVAIVGDIKHSRVALSNIFGLKTMGANVFLCGPPTFIPVGVETLGVRVLKDIDEVLEIADVVNVLRIQRERQGRGYIPSLREYRARFGLTKERLDKIKRRLVIMHPGPMNRGVEIDSEVAESEHSIILHQVLNGVAVRMAVLFLLLGGKKE; encoded by the coding sequence ATGAGTCTTAGTATAGAGCATTTGTTAGGATTAGATGGTGTGCCAAAGGAAGATATAGAGGCGATACTTGAAACAGCATTTTCATTTAGAGAGGTTCTAGAAAGACCTATAAAAAAGGTGCCCTCACTTCAGGGTAAAACAGTCGTAAATCTATTTTTTGAACCATCAACTAGGACAAGGCTATCCTTTGAAATAGCTGAAAAGAGACTGTCGGCTGATATTATAAACTTTTCGGCAAGTGTGAGCAGTTTGGAAAAGGGTGAAAGTTTAAAAGATACAGTACAGAATATACTAGCCATGAAGGTTGATGGAATAGTAATAAGGCATTCGGACCCTGGTGCCGCAAAACTACTTACAAAATTTGTAGATGCCGCAGTAATAAATGCTGGAGATGGGACTCATGAGCATCCCACACAGGCTTTACTTGATATGATGTCGATAAAGGAAAAGCTGGGTACACTTGAGGATATTAATGTAGCAATAGTTGGAGACATAAAGCACAGTAGAGTTGCTCTTTCGAATATATTTGGATTAAAAACAATGGGAGCCAATGTGTTTTTGTGTGGACCTCCCACGTTTATTCCTGTAGGAGTTGAGACCCTTGGTGTACGTGTTTTAAAGGATATTGATGAGGTTCTGGAAATTGCAGATGTAGTAAATGTTTTGAGAATTCAGAGAGAGAGACAGGGTAGGGGATATATCCCATCTTTGAGGGAATACAGAGCTCGTTTTGGATTGACGAAAGAAAGGCTTGATAAAATAAAAAGGAGGCTTGTCATTATGCATCCTGGTCCTATGAACAGAGGTGTAGAGATAGATTCTGAAGTTGCTGAAAGCGAGCACTCAATTATATTGCATCAAGTTCTGAATGGAGTAGCGGTAAGGATGGCAGTGTTGTTTCTACTACTTGGTGGAAAGAAGGAGTAA
- a CDS encoding dihydroorotase, whose protein sequence is MKIKKLEKKVLLKNGLVVDFDNRDFIKKDILIIDGKIREIKESINVGDDYKVYDLKGYVISPGFIDVHVHFREPGYENAETLETGSKAALAGGFSHVFCMPNTEPPIDNAEMVKYVYERSESLPINIYPIAAITKGRKGQEITEMAEIAEFGAMAFSDDGSYVQNPLVMRLAMEYSKLVNRPIVDHAEDELLKDNGVMNESEVSTRLGLKGNPAVAEEIAVYRDIALAKFTGAHIHIAHVTTAKAVELIRKAKAEGVKVTAEVTPHHLVLTEDYMIDFDANGKVQPPLRNKKDVEALIEGLKDGTIDIIATDHAPHPIETKETTINEASSGMIGLESAFGLLVTHLVHERKIPLIDILEKITINPMKIFNIPASGIEVGKEANVTIFDSDEWWIFKRENIYSKSYNTPFIGCELLGKVKHVINKNFISIMDNE, encoded by the coding sequence ATGAAAATAAAAAAATTAGAAAAGAAGGTTTTATTAAAAAATGGTCTGGTAGTTGATTTTGACAATCGTGATTTTATTAAAAAAGACATTTTAATAATAGATGGAAAAATTAGAGAAATAAAGGAAAGTATCAATGTGGGCGATGATTATAAGGTTTATGATTTGAAAGGATATGTAATATCCCCAGGATTTATAGACGTGCATGTGCATTTTAGAGAGCCGGGTTATGAAAATGCGGAGACGCTTGAGACAGGGTCAAAAGCCGCGCTGGCAGGTGGCTTTTCACATGTTTTTTGTATGCCGAATACAGAGCCTCCGATTGACAATGCGGAGATGGTAAAATATGTTTATGAAAGGTCAGAATCACTCCCTATCAACATTTATCCAATAGCTGCTATAACAAAGGGGAGGAAGGGACAGGAGATAACAGAGATGGCAGAGATTGCCGAGTTTGGTGCAATGGCTTTTTCGGACGATGGTAGTTATGTCCAGAATCCACTGGTTATGAGATTAGCAATGGAATATTCAAAGCTTGTCAATCGACCAATTGTTGATCATGCTGAAGATGAATTGTTAAAAGATAATGGTGTTATGAATGAAAGTGAAGTCTCTACGAGACTAGGACTTAAAGGAAATCCAGCTGTTGCGGAAGAGATTGCAGTTTATAGAGACATAGCTCTGGCTAAATTCACAGGTGCGCATATACATATTGCTCATGTTACAACCGCAAAAGCTGTTGAGTTAATAAGGAAAGCAAAAGCAGAGGGCGTCAAGGTTACAGCGGAGGTTACTCCACATCACTTAGTGTTAACAGAAGACTATATGATTGATTTTGATGCCAATGGGAAAGTGCAACCTCCTCTGAGAAACAAAAAAGATGTGGAAGCGCTTATTGAAGGATTGAAAGATGGTACGATTGATATAATTGCAACTGATCATGCGCCACACCCCATAGAAACCAAAGAAACGACAATAAATGAAGCTTCAAGTGGTATGATAGGGCTTGAATCTGCATTTGGATTACTCGTTACGCACCTTGTGCATGAACGAAAGATTCCATTGATAGATATACTTGAAAAAATTACGATTAATCCAATGAAAATTTTTAATATACCAGCATCTGGTATTGAAGTGGGCAAAGAAGCCAACGTAACCATATTTGATTCCGATGAGTGGTGGATATTCAAAAGGGAAAATATTTATTCAAAATCATATAACACTCCCTTTATCGGTTGTGAATTGTTAGGTAAAGTAAAGCATGTAATAAACAAGAATTTTATCTCAATTATGGATAATGAATAA
- the pstS gene encoding phosphate ABC transporter substrate-binding protein PstS, translated as MKKLIIVTILILSVFFRANPADLIGAGATFPYLLYSKMFSEYKKQYGIKVNYQAIGSGGGVRQIREKTVDFGASDAFLSDEEMKMFSDEVVHIPICAGAVVITYNLPGNPELKLSQDVIADIFLGKITKWNDPKIQKLNPEVKLPNLKVLVVHRSDGSGTTYIFSDYLSKISKEWKKKVGAGKSLRWPVGVGAKGNSGVTGMIKQIPGTIGYVEFAYALQNRLPIALIKNKSGKFIKPSIETVKLSAETKLPDDMRVSLTDTDAPEGYPITGFTWLIVYKELKNGGLTYEKAKELINLLWWMVHDGQKYTVNLHYAPLSDLAQKKAEIILRSITYEGKKLLD; from the coding sequence ATGAAAAAACTGATTATAGTTACAATTTTAATCTTATCAGTCTTTTTTAGAGCAAATCCTGCCGATCTTATAGGAGCAGGAGCCACATTTCCATATCTATTGTATTCGAAAATGTTCAGTGAATATAAGAAGCAATATGGAATAAAAGTCAATTACCAGGCAATTGGTTCTGGAGGGGGCGTAAGGCAGATAAGGGAAAAGACTGTTGATTTTGGTGCTTCAGATGCGTTTTTGAGTGATGAAGAAATGAAAATGTTTTCCGATGAGGTAGTCCACATCCCTATATGTGCTGGTGCTGTAGTGATTACCTATAATCTACCTGGGAATCCAGAGTTAAAACTTTCCCAGGATGTTATAGCGGATATATTTCTTGGAAAGATAACAAAATGGAATGATCCGAAGATACAAAAGTTGAATCCAGAGGTTAAGTTGCCCAATCTAAAGGTTTTAGTTGTGCACAGGTCTGATGGTAGTGGTACGACATATATTTTTAGCGATTATCTAAGTAAGATTAGTAAGGAGTGGAAAAAGAAAGTCGGTGCCGGTAAGTCTTTGCGATGGCCTGTTGGGGTTGGAGCAAAAGGTAATTCTGGTGTTACAGGGATGATAAAACAAATCCCTGGTACTATAGGCTATGTAGAGTTTGCTTATGCTTTACAGAATCGGTTGCCGATAGCACTTATTAAAAATAAAAGTGGCAAATTCATAAAACCCTCTATTGAAACAGTAAAATTATCTGCGGAAACTAAGCTACCAGATGATATGAGAGTATCCCTTACAGATACAGATGCACCTGAAGGATATCCTATCACCGGCTTTACATGGTTAATTGTCTACAAAGAATTAAAGAATGGTGGTTTAACATATGAAAAAGCGAAAGAGCTGATAAATCTTCTCTGGTGGATGGTCCATGATGGACAAAAGTATACAGTAAATTTACATTATGCTCCTCTTTCTGATTTAGCTCAAAAAAAAGCAGAAATTATACTAAGGTCAATAACTTATGAGGGTAAAAAATTACTTGACTAA
- the pstC gene encoding phosphate ABC transporter permease subunit PstC: MNIDKIFKAGLFLAGFITMLLIIASFISLLIESIPAIKAFGIRFLTSSTWDPVLEEFGFLPFFIGTLLTSIMALLISIPFSLAVSLFLSEYFKSGIISKILNYATDLLSGIPSVIYGFWGLFVLMPVVRYIEMKLGIIPYGVGILTASLILSIMIIPFSSSVAREVIRLVPSDIKEAAYSMGATHFEVIRKIILPYSKSGIFAGIMLAFGRALGETMAVTMVIGNANRIPKSLFEPGNTLASVIANEFAEASSDIHLSALIELGLLLFIVTLIINFAGSLVIKRFEIEK, from the coding sequence ATGAATATCGATAAAATTTTCAAAGCTGGATTATTTTTGGCTGGTTTTATAACGATGCTACTGATTATTGCTTCTTTTATATCTCTATTGATTGAAAGTATACCTGCTATAAAAGCCTTTGGGATAAGATTTTTAACCTCATCGACCTGGGATCCAGTTTTAGAAGAATTTGGATTTTTACCATTTTTTATCGGGACGTTATTAACATCCATTATGGCACTTCTGATATCTATTCCCTTTTCTCTTGCTGTATCTCTTTTTCTTAGTGAGTATTTTAAATCAGGGATAATAAGTAAAATATTGAATTATGCAACCGACTTGCTTTCTGGAATACCATCGGTAATATATGGATTCTGGGGTCTATTTGTGCTGATGCCTGTCGTTAGATATATTGAAATGAAATTGGGGATAATTCCATACGGAGTTGGAATATTAACTGCTTCATTAATCCTATCAATTATGATAATTCCTTTCTCTTCTTCTGTGGCAAGAGAGGTTATAAGGCTTGTTCCTAGTGATATAAAAGAAGCTGCATATTCTATGGGAGCGACCCATTTTGAAGTTATAAGAAAAATTATCCTTCCCTATTCAAAATCTGGTATATTTGCCGGTATAATGCTTGCATTTGGCAGGGCTCTTGGTGAAACAATGGCGGTTACTATGGTTATTGGGAATGCAAATAGAATTCCCAAATCTCTTTTTGAACCAGGGAATACTCTTGCTTCGGTAATTGCTAATGAATTTGCTGAAGCTTCCAGCGATATTCATCTTAGTGCATTAATAGAGCTTGGTTTACTTCTTTTCATTGTTACTCTTATTATAAATTTTGCCGGGAGTCTTGTAATTAAGAGGTTTGAAATTGAAAAATAA